The following coding sequences are from one bacterium SCSIO 12741 window:
- a CDS encoding 1-acyl-sn-glycerol-3-phosphate acyltransferase has protein sequence MKTLFYRLVLKFGGWTVVNHNHETVEQAVIIGAPHTSNWDFVYALPGLNELQITGYRYLIKKEFFFWPFSWLFNSTGGIPVDRSKKNDLTENLKAMLASGELKYLLFPPEGTRSRVERWKTGFYYTAIDTGLPIILGYMNYKDRQMGLGKAFYPTGDLKKDLAEIEKFYENIPGKNPKNYNPQIFLREE, from the coding sequence ATGAAAACCCTATTTTACCGGTTGGTGCTCAAGTTTGGCGGTTGGACCGTCGTTAACCACAACCACGAAACTGTGGAGCAAGCGGTTATCATTGGTGCTCCCCATACCAGTAATTGGGACTTTGTATATGCCTTGCCCGGACTCAACGAATTGCAAATAACCGGCTATCGCTACCTGATAAAAAAGGAATTCTTTTTCTGGCCTTTTAGTTGGTTGTTTAATTCTACTGGAGGTATTCCCGTAGACCGAAGCAAAAAAAACGACTTGACTGAAAACCTCAAGGCGATGTTGGCCAGTGGCGAATTGAAATACCTGCTGTTTCCACCAGAAGGGACCCGAAGCAGGGTAGAGCGTTGGAAAACCGGATTTTACTACACCGCTATTGATACCGGACTACCCATCATCCTTGGTTATATGAACTACAAGGACCGTCAAATGGGCTTAGGGAAGGCATTTTATCCTACTGGAGACCTAAAAAAGGACCTGGCTGAGATTGAGAAGTTTTACGAGAACATTCCCGGCAAGAATCCTAAGAATTATAATCCTCAGATTTTTCTTCGCGAAGAATAA
- a CDS encoding thioredoxin family protein, translating into MRISVVLSFLIALAITCSIPTNKPEELVVVEQNWDEAQKLAEKYDLLILMDFYTDWCGPCKVFDAQLQNQEFADSLAAHYLVFKYDAEKKDSFNLALKHHVTSYPTYIVSTAKGDIINKQYGRFEETPESLAKFFQFLHQGVEGHEQKKYLTGITKDTLSFPQFYVEHLNREKKYEVKDWEAYWQEHANLQTETEFAVLLGLGGPESVYANLIRDRNAYEQRFGKADVYHALEYHCHQQLENAILSQDSNKFAAALTQAEQLFNAEDADRFIPEYKELFWVETERWDLIANQVKANLKAGNLSRNDLNRYAWKIQEYSNDLRADELALHWMDSLTQIDSSYAYLDTYAWLLYKDGQRQKALTTIQSCIRQGEKMGENMAFSKELETVLNSEI; encoded by the coding sequence ATGAGAATAAGTGTTGTTTTATCCTTCTTAATCGCCTTAGCCATCACCTGTAGTATTCCTACCAACAAACCAGAAGAACTGGTAGTGGTGGAACAAAACTGGGACGAAGCCCAAAAGCTCGCCGAGAAATACGATTTGCTGATTTTAATGGACTTCTACACCGACTGGTGTGGCCCCTGCAAAGTATTTGATGCCCAGCTTCAAAACCAAGAATTTGCCGATAGCCTGGCCGCCCATTACCTGGTTTTTAAATACGATGCCGAGAAAAAAGACAGTTTTAACCTGGCCTTAAAACACCATGTTACCTCCTACCCTACCTACATTGTTTCGACGGCCAAGGGCGACATCATCAACAAACAATACGGAAGGTTTGAAGAGACTCCTGAATCTCTGGCTAAGTTCTTTCAGTTTCTTCACCAAGGAGTGGAGGGACATGAACAAAAAAAGTATTTAACAGGAATCACCAAGGATACCCTATCCTTCCCCCAATTTTACGTCGAGCACCTAAACCGCGAAAAGAAATACGAGGTCAAAGACTGGGAAGCTTACTGGCAAGAACATGCCAACCTTCAAACAGAAACCGAATTTGCTGTTTTACTTGGCCTCGGCGGACCAGAAAGTGTCTACGCCAATCTTATTAGGGATCGAAATGCATACGAACAACGCTTTGGCAAAGCCGATGTATACCATGCCTTGGAATACCATTGTCATCAACAATTGGAGAATGCCATTCTAAGCCAGGACTCCAACAAGTTTGCCGCAGCCTTAACCCAAGCAGAACAACTCTTTAACGCGGAAGATGCCGACCGATTTATCCCTGAGTACAAGGAACTATTTTGGGTAGAGACCGAAAGATGGGATCTGATCGCGAATCAGGTGAAAGCAAACCTAAAGGCGGGAAATCTATCCCGAAATGACCTAAACCGATATGCCTGGAAAATTCAGGAATACTCCAATGACTTGAGAGCTGATGAATTAGCTCTTCACTGGATGGATTCCCTAACTCAAATAGATAGCTCCTACGCATACCTGGATACATACGCCTGGCTGCTCTACAAAGATGGCCAACGACAAAAAGCGCTTACCACCATTCAATCCTGCATTAGGCAAGGTGAAAAAATGGGAGAAAATATGGCCTTCAGCAAAGAACTGGAAACGGTTTTGAATTCGGAAATTTGA
- a CDS encoding leucine-rich repeat domain-containing protein — MQFKFPQIIREKYLVLPILFLFINVMALAQQYTKYPMDVQRVVFTDLNEALKDPERVFRLKLSGQKMGEVPESLLVFKNLQMLWLDSVGLKEFDLEKGTFKNLLFLSLMGNQLTDLKIPPGCMSDLNQLYLDDNQLTEFPDVANPFIAITTLSIRQNKITQIPAPCEEWKHLRFLYLDYNPLKNANQAFALSSDFERLSFYQTGLRTLKCSQAQRKLVKLVISDNLIDFKDWNPDDFPRLAYLDVSYHPNLGPEFWNKAVELPRLKFLVVESAGIQEIPSSIGALKGLREISLLGNEINHLPQEFYALDLRLINLEYNPLASRDKEQLSQVFGKNVYY; from the coding sequence ATGCAATTCAAGTTTCCACAGATCATTCGAGAGAAATATTTAGTTCTGCCGATCCTGTTTCTTTTCATCAACGTGATGGCACTTGCTCAGCAGTATACCAAGTATCCCATGGATGTGCAGCGAGTGGTCTTTACGGATTTGAACGAGGCGCTTAAGGATCCTGAAAGGGTTTTTCGGCTCAAGTTGTCCGGGCAAAAGATGGGTGAGGTACCAGAATCTCTTTTGGTTTTTAAAAACCTGCAAATGCTATGGCTGGACAGTGTTGGATTGAAAGAATTTGACTTGGAAAAAGGTACCTTCAAAAATCTTCTGTTTCTAAGTCTAATGGGAAATCAACTTACCGACCTAAAGATTCCACCGGGTTGTATGTCAGATTTAAACCAGTTGTATTTGGATGATAATCAACTCACCGAATTTCCTGATGTAGCCAATCCTTTTATCGCCATCACCACTCTTTCAATTCGCCAGAATAAGATTACTCAAATCCCGGCACCTTGTGAAGAATGGAAACACCTCCGATTTCTATACCTCGACTACAATCCCTTGAAAAATGCGAATCAGGCCTTTGCCCTCTCATCTGATTTTGAACGACTCAGTTTTTACCAAACGGGGCTTAGAACATTGAAATGCTCACAAGCTCAGCGTAAATTGGTCAAGTTGGTTATCAGCGACAACCTTATCGACTTCAAGGATTGGAATCCCGATGATTTTCCACGATTGGCTTATTTGGATGTCAGCTACCATCCCAATTTGGGCCCCGAGTTTTGGAACAAGGCTGTAGAATTGCCTCGGTTGAAATTCCTGGTGGTTGAAAGTGCCGGCATTCAAGAAATACCAAGCTCAATTGGTGCGCTAAAGGGACTTCGCGAAATATCCCTCTTGGGTAATGAAATCAATCATTTACCCCAGGAGTTTTATGCCCTGGATCTTCGCTTGATCAATTTGGAGTACAATCCCTTAGCTTCCCGAGATAAGGAACAGCTGAGTCAGGTATTCGGGAAAAATGTCTACTATTAG
- a CDS encoding Glu/Leu/Phe/Val dehydrogenase: MENLSVECNVLELMAQNEHEQVVFCQDKNSGLKAIIAIHDTTLGPALGGTRMWQYDNEAQALNDVLRLSRGMSYKASISGLNLGGGKAVIIGDSRTQKNEALMRRFGKFVDSLSGKYITAEDVGMSPRDMEYIHDETDHVVGLPSALGGGGDPSPVTAYGVYMGMKASAQYVYGTDSLEGKKVVVQGAGHVGEHLIGYLTNEGAKVAVSDIFEDKIKYITDKYSGVEVVAADAIYGEQMDIYAPCALGATVNNETLDQLTCKIIAGAANNQLQNEQIHGRMVMEKGMVYAPDFLINAGGLINCYSELEGYNRERAFSKTESIFDTTLQILKVSEEKNIPTYQAANELAEKRIAAIGNINRTL, from the coding sequence ATGGAAAATCTTTCCGTAGAATGCAACGTCTTGGAGCTAATGGCCCAGAACGAGCACGAGCAGGTTGTTTTTTGCCAGGATAAAAATTCCGGGTTAAAAGCCATTATCGCGATTCATGATACCACCCTTGGTCCCGCTTTGGGAGGTACCCGTATGTGGCAGTATGACAACGAAGCTCAGGCTTTGAATGACGTATTGCGTTTGTCCCGTGGAATGTCTTACAAGGCTTCCATCAGCGGCTTGAACCTCGGTGGAGGTAAGGCGGTGATTATCGGAGACAGCCGGACTCAAAAGAACGAAGCTTTGATGCGTCGTTTCGGAAAATTTGTTGACAGCCTAAGTGGAAAATACATCACTGCAGAAGATGTAGGAATGTCTCCACGCGATATGGAATACATCCACGATGAAACGGATCACGTAGTTGGTTTGCCATCTGCTTTGGGTGGTGGTGGAGACCCCTCTCCAGTTACTGCTTACGGTGTATACATGGGTATGAAAGCATCTGCTCAGTACGTTTACGGAACAGATAGTCTGGAAGGAAAGAAAGTAGTTGTTCAAGGTGCAGGTCACGTAGGTGAACACTTGATTGGTTACCTGACCAATGAAGGCGCTAAGGTGGCTGTTTCTGATATTTTCGAAGACAAGATCAAATACATCACTGATAAATACAGTGGAGTAGAAGTGGTAGCAGCTGACGCCATCTACGGCGAGCAAATGGACATCTACGCTCCATGTGCTTTGGGTGCTACGGTTAACAACGAAACCTTGGATCAGTTGACTTGTAAGATCATTGCAGGTGCGGCTAACAACCAGTTGCAAAACGAACAAATTCACGGACGTATGGTGATGGAAAAAGGAATGGTTTACGCTCCTGACTTCCTGATCAATGCAGGTGGATTGATCAACTGCTACTCCGAGTTGGAAGGGTATAACCGGGAAAGAGCTTTCTCGAAAACAGAAAGCATTTTCGATACTACTTTGCAAATTCTTAAAGTATCAGAAGAAAAGAATATTCCTACTTATCAAGCTGCTAATGAGCTTGCTGAGAAGAGAATTGCGGCTATTGGTAACATTAACCGCACCTTATAA
- a CDS encoding winged helix-turn-helix transcriptional regulator: MREKTLEEYLNCPFHLAMNTLEGKWKFAILYVLLDKGTLRFKELERAIPDISIRMLVKELKYLEEKKIISRKAYATVPPKVEYSLTEVGKSLSPVIDSISDWGKFYAESLSTAK, encoded by the coding sequence ATGAGAGAAAAAACTTTGGAAGAATATTTAAACTGTCCTTTTCACCTGGCCATGAACACCCTGGAAGGGAAATGGAAGTTTGCCATTTTGTACGTTCTCCTGGATAAGGGAACATTGCGTTTTAAGGAATTGGAACGTGCCATTCCGGATATTTCGATTCGTATGTTGGTCAAAGAATTGAAGTATTTGGAAGAAAAAAAGATCATCAGCCGAAAGGCCTATGCCACCGTTCCACCCAAGGTAGAATATTCACTCACGGAAGTGGGAAAAAGCCTAAGCCCGGTCATCGACAGCATTTCTGATTGGGGAAAGTTTTATGCAGAATCACTTTCAACGGCGAAGTGA
- a CDS encoding DUF1905 domain-containing protein, with product MQAKITYQFSNPLWKSGMEGAWHFVSIPMDISKEIREHLQWQEEGWGRMKATVRIGETEWNTSIWFDSKAGCYILPIKSAVRKKLSIQVGDTLEVTLLI from the coding sequence ATGCAAGCCAAAATAACCTATCAATTTTCTAATCCCTTGTGGAAATCCGGAATGGAAGGAGCCTGGCATTTCGTCTCCATTCCCATGGATATATCGAAAGAAATTCGTGAACACTTGCAATGGCAGGAAGAAGGTTGGGGTAGAATGAAAGCCACCGTAAGGATAGGAGAAACCGAGTGGAATACTTCCATCTGGTTTGATTCCAAAGCAGGCTGCTACATATTACCTATTAAATCTGCAGTGCGTAAAAAGCTATCTATTCAGGTTGGAGATACGCTGGAGGTCACTTTGTTGATTTAG
- a CDS encoding GNAT family N-acetyltransferase: protein MDIQITPISDKDYDPIINGLNDWWGGRNMTDMLPRLFFKHFTGTSLIARSEELIAGFIIGFISQDNPELAYVHFIGVNPDFREQKLGKRLYDSFFKKVAKQGIQEVECVTSIDNKASIQFHRKMGFRIVPGSSEKKGISYTQDYDGPEEHRVVFRYHLENY, encoded by the coding sequence ATGGACATTCAAATAACACCCATATCTGACAAGGACTACGATCCAATAATCAACGGATTAAACGATTGGTGGGGCGGTCGAAACATGACCGATATGCTACCCAGATTGTTCTTTAAACACTTTACAGGAACGAGCCTTATTGCCAGAAGCGAGGAGCTGATTGCCGGTTTTATTATTGGATTCATCTCTCAGGATAATCCAGAATTGGCTTACGTTCATTTTATTGGCGTTAATCCAGATTTTCGTGAGCAGAAATTGGGAAAAAGACTCTATGATTCTTTTTTCAAGAAAGTGGCCAAACAAGGTATTCAGGAAGTAGAGTGCGTAACTTCCATTGATAACAAGGCCTCGATTCAATTTCATCGTAAAATGGGTTTTAGAATAGTACCTGGTTCCAGCGAAAAAAAGGGGATTTCCTATACCCAGGATTACGATGGACCGGAAGAGCACAGAGTTGTGTTTCGTTATCACCTGGAGAACTATTAA
- a CDS encoding ABC transporter ATP-binding protein has translation MKALFALNKYFWKYRWRLALGVLFVVISNGFAIYPVQVIRTAFDTVLEAVKTYSWFDGSSLQGDYFQSLTGILIYFAALVLALALLKGFFLFLTRMTIIVMSRLIEYDLKNEIFAHYEKLSLSFYKQNNTGDLMNRISEDVSRVRMYFGPAIMYTINLIVLFTLVITTMLRVNPLLTLYVLTPLPLLSISIYYVSHLINKKSERVQAQLSVLSTFVQESFSGIRVIKAYNQQNHKSEFFEKELEDYKDKTLSLVKVNAIFLPMMILLIGLSTILTIFIGGRLAIAGEITMGNIAEFVIYVNMLTWPVASLGWVTSLVQRAAASQQRINEFLSVEPDIQNHSETRSDIQGKITFDNVAFTYKDSGIEALKEVSFELNPGESLAVMGRTGSGKSTLAGLINRLYDVEQGEIRIDDRPVKDHHLTDLRHSIGAVPQDVFLFSETIGNNISFGDPKGQVPKDRVEWAAKQALVHDNIMGFPEQYETEVGERGITLSGGQKQRISIARALIAQPSILIFDDCLSAVDTETEKKILSNLKKVMKGKTALIITHRVSAASQCDRVIVLDEGRIVQSGDHDSLMKEEGFYADLYQKQLLEGQEKV, from the coding sequence ATGAAAGCACTATTTGCACTCAATAAATACTTTTGGAAATACCGCTGGAGGCTGGCCTTGGGCGTTCTCTTTGTGGTGATTTCCAATGGCTTTGCCATTTATCCAGTTCAGGTTATTCGTACGGCATTTGATACGGTATTGGAAGCCGTGAAAACCTACTCCTGGTTTGATGGAAGCTCGCTCCAAGGCGATTATTTTCAGTCGCTGACGGGAATTTTGATCTATTTCGCGGCTCTGGTTTTGGCCTTGGCTCTACTCAAAGGATTCTTCCTCTTCCTTACCCGAATGACGATCATTGTGATGTCTCGGTTGATTGAATACGACCTAAAAAACGAAATTTTCGCCCACTACGAAAAGCTCAGTCTTTCCTTCTACAAGCAAAACAACACCGGGGATTTGATGAACCGGATTAGTGAAGATGTGAGTCGTGTACGGATGTACTTTGGGCCAGCCATAATGTACACGATCAACTTGATTGTGCTCTTCACCTTGGTGATTACGACTATGCTTCGGGTAAATCCTTTGCTTACCCTCTATGTACTCACTCCGCTTCCTCTATTGTCGATCAGCATCTACTACGTTAGCCACCTGATCAATAAAAAGAGTGAACGGGTGCAGGCCCAGTTGAGCGTGCTATCCACCTTTGTACAGGAATCCTTTTCCGGTATTCGGGTAATCAAGGCCTACAACCAACAGAATCACAAAAGCGAATTTTTCGAAAAAGAACTTGAGGATTACAAAGACAAGACTCTGAGCCTGGTGAAGGTGAACGCCATCTTCCTCCCCATGATGATTTTGCTAATTGGTCTAAGTACCATTCTCACCATTTTCATCGGCGGTCGATTGGCTATTGCCGGGGAGATTACCATGGGAAACATCGCCGAGTTTGTCATCTATGTAAACATGCTCACCTGGCCAGTGGCTTCTTTAGGCTGGGTTACCTCCCTTGTTCAACGTGCTGCTGCCTCTCAGCAACGCATCAATGAATTCTTAAGCGTAGAGCCTGATATCCAAAACCACAGTGAAACGCGAAGCGACATCCAAGGAAAAATCACCTTTGACAATGTAGCTTTCACCTACAAGGATTCAGGAATTGAGGCGCTGAAAGAGGTTTCCTTTGAATTAAATCCAGGTGAATCCTTGGCCGTGATGGGTCGCACGGGTTCTGGAAAATCCACCTTGGCTGGACTCATCAATCGATTATATGATGTGGAGCAAGGAGAAATTCGGATTGACGACCGTCCTGTAAAAGATCATCACCTTACCGATTTGCGCCATTCTATTGGAGCTGTGCCTCAAGATGTCTTCCTGTTTTCAGAGACCATTGGAAACAACATCTCCTTTGGAGATCCTAAAGGACAGGTTCCAAAAGATCGCGTGGAGTGGGCAGCCAAACAAGCTTTGGTTCATGACAACATCATGGGCTTTCCTGAGCAGTACGAGACCGAGGTTGGAGAGCGAGGTATTACCCTATCGGGTGGACAAAAACAGCGTATTTCCATTGCACGTGCTTTGATTGCTCAACCTTCTATTCTCATTTTCGACGACTGCCTCTCTGCCGTAGATACTGAAACCGAAAAAAAGATTCTGAGCAACCTGAAAAAAGTGATGAAGGGAAAAACCGCCCTTATTATCACGCACCGAGTAAGTGCCGCTTCCCAATGCGATCGGGTTATCGTGCTTGATGAAGGCCGTATCGTTCAATCAGGAGATCATGATTCCTTGATGAAGGAAGAAGGGTTTTATGCTGATCTGTACCAGAAGCAGCTTTTGGAAGGGCAAGAGAAGGTTTGA
- a CDS encoding DUF4269 domain-containing protein, whose product MLDFTHLDYLKTGNERQRRAYRCLSDLNILENLKDYDPLLTGTIPIEIDLPESDLDIICYCHNSNEFEAKLNTLYSEYPNYRIHTSTWNNLPSTVAKFSTPDFDIEIFGQDCPTEKQNAYRHMLKEYEILKARGELFKAEVIRLKREGMKTEPAFAHLLGLDGNPYEELLKVEV is encoded by the coding sequence ATGTTAGACTTTACCCATTTAGACTACCTTAAAACCGGAAACGAACGTCAGCGGAGAGCGTATCGATGTTTATCCGATCTGAATATTCTTGAAAACCTAAAAGACTACGATCCACTTTTGACAGGCACCATACCCATTGAAATTGACCTTCCCGAAAGTGATTTGGATATCATTTGTTACTGCCATAATTCGAATGAATTTGAAGCCAAATTGAATACCCTGTATTCGGAGTATCCCAATTACCGGATTCATACCAGTACCTGGAATAATCTTCCGTCAACGGTTGCAAAATTCAGCACACCGGATTTTGATATTGAAATCTTCGGTCAGGATTGTCCAACGGAAAAGCAGAATGCCTATCGGCACATGCTTAAGGAGTATGAAATACTTAAAGCCAGGGGAGAGCTGTTCAAGGCTGAAGTCATCCGATTAAAAAGAGAAGGCATGAAAACGGAGCCCGCCTTTGCTCATTTGCTGGGCTTGGACGGCAATCCTTATGAAGAACTACTAAAAGTTGAGGTGTGA
- a CDS encoding nuclear transport factor 2 family protein, translating into MELSENKKLVNEFVEAMRTSNVEKLATMITDDFSWWIIGKPEYLATGGEHDKEYFLGFFKGDELFPEGADFKTTSMISEGNVVAAEAEFKALTAMGTQYENYYHFLFIIEDGKIKRMKEYMDTYHAKVTFGL; encoded by the coding sequence ATGGAACTAAGCGAAAACAAAAAGCTGGTTAATGAATTTGTTGAAGCTATGAGAACTTCAAACGTGGAAAAACTGGCTACGATGATCACGGACGATTTTAGTTGGTGGATCATTGGAAAACCAGAATACCTGGCTACGGGTGGAGAGCACGACAAAGAGTACTTCCTCGGTTTCTTTAAAGGGGACGAGTTGTTTCCCGAAGGAGCCGACTTCAAAACCACTTCCATGATTTCAGAAGGAAACGTTGTAGCAGCCGAAGCCGAGTTTAAAGCACTTACCGCCATGGGAACCCAATACGAGAACTACTACCACTTCCTATTCATCATTGAAGACGGCAAAATCAAACGAATGAAAGAGTACATGGATACTTATCACGCCAAGGTGACATTTGGATTGTAG
- a CDS encoding VOC family protein, translating to MKSVNPVCWFDIYVADLERAKKFYESVFDLKMMDLPPEWGKQSTFPFENEGSNATGALVEKEGYTASENNTVVYFSSEDCTTEEARVKDSGGQIIRPKMAIGEFGFISILLDTEGNTIGLHSRK from the coding sequence ATGAAAAGTGTAAATCCGGTTTGTTGGTTCGATATCTATGTAGCCGATTTAGAAAGAGCCAAGAAGTTTTATGAATCAGTGTTTGACTTAAAAATGATGGACCTCCCTCCAGAATGGGGCAAGCAATCGACTTTTCCATTTGAAAATGAGGGAAGCAATGCTACGGGAGCTTTGGTGGAGAAAGAGGGCTATACAGCCAGCGAGAATAACACGGTCGTTTATTTTTCATCAGAAGATTGTACTACGGAAGAGGCTCGAGTGAAGGATTCAGGAGGGCAAATCATTCGACCCAAAATGGCCATTGGTGAGTTTGGCTTCATCTCCATTCTGTTGGATACGGAAGGCAATACCATTGGACTTCATTCGAGAAAATAG
- the nusB gene encoding transcription antitermination factor NusB, producing MLNRRFFRIKVLQSLYAWFQSEDNDLVPVEKELFKSVNKVEELYLLMLLLVVDVMDSARNLIETKKEKILATQEDLNPNLHFVENKAFRLLEDNVAFKRAIDTRKLSWGIHSDNVRKLYRQIEASRLYEEYMTKEEDTFKNDRAFLVKVYERFFVDNEIFEQLVEEQSIFWPVDLELVHLNIIKTLQRLKASQDVNSKVLLDLYRDQEDDTKFVKNLLRKTLSSNEEYSELIASQTRNWEVDRLAKLDIILMKMALCEIDHMPTIPVKVTLNEYIDLSKYFSTPKSKGFINGVLDKIVNSWKAEGRIVKQGRGLVE from the coding sequence ATGCTCAACAGAAGATTTTTCAGAATTAAGGTATTGCAGTCCCTATACGCCTGGTTTCAGTCAGAAGATAATGATTTGGTTCCGGTAGAAAAGGAGTTGTTTAAAAGCGTCAACAAAGTCGAGGAATTATACCTACTGATGTTGTTGCTGGTGGTGGACGTGATGGATTCTGCCCGGAATCTGATCGAAACGAAAAAAGAGAAAATCCTGGCTACCCAGGAAGATCTGAATCCCAATCTTCATTTTGTAGAAAACAAAGCCTTCCGTTTGTTGGAAGATAACGTAGCCTTCAAAAGAGCCATTGATACCCGGAAATTGTCCTGGGGTATTCACTCCGATAACGTAAGAAAACTCTACCGTCAAATTGAAGCCAGCCGCTTGTACGAAGAGTACATGACCAAGGAAGAAGACACCTTTAAAAACGACCGTGCCTTTTTGGTGAAAGTGTATGAGCGATTCTTTGTGGACAATGAAATTTTTGAGCAACTGGTAGAAGAGCAAAGCATTTTTTGGCCAGTTGATCTGGAGTTGGTTCACCTGAACATTATTAAAACACTTCAACGGCTAAAAGCAAGCCAGGATGTAAACTCCAAAGTATTGTTGGATCTCTACCGCGATCAGGAAGACGATACCAAATTTGTGAAAAACCTCCTGAGAAAAACCTTGAGCAGCAATGAAGAGTATTCCGAATTGATCGCTTCTCAAACCCGTAACTGGGAAGTAGATCGTTTGGCCAAGCTCGACATTATCCTCATGAAAATGGCTTTATGTGAAATTGATCACATGCCTACCATTCCGGTAAAAGTCACACTTAACGAATATATCGATCTGTCTAAGTATTTTAGTACGCCTAAAAGCAAAGGTTTCATCAACGGTGTACTTGACAAGATCGTAAACAGCTGGAAAGCTGAGGGACGAATCGTTAAGCAGGGCCGTGGATTGGTAGAATAG
- the upp gene encoding uracil phosphoribosyltransferase, which yields MNTVIFNRSHSVLNVFLSELRDTSIQQDPMRFRKNIERIAEVIGYEISKTFSYEPQSVTTPLGTAEELLPQSQPVIASILRAGLSMHSGLLNYFDRAENAFVSAYRIEKDNGDLDFHVEYNASPSLDGKTLILADPMLATGSSMCLAYDALLRHGTPAQVHLASVIGAPEGVEKVRAYFPENTQLWIGAVDEKLNDKSYIVPGLGDAGDLSYGIKE from the coding sequence ATGAACACAGTCATCTTTAACCGAAGTCATTCGGTACTCAATGTATTTCTCTCGGAACTTCGAGATACGTCCATTCAACAAGATCCCATGCGTTTTCGGAAAAACATCGAACGCATTGCTGAAGTAATTGGATACGAAATTTCAAAAACCTTTTCCTACGAACCTCAGTCGGTAACGACGCCATTGGGTACGGCTGAGGAACTCTTACCCCAATCACAACCCGTTATTGCCAGTATTCTCCGTGCAGGACTCTCCATGCACAGTGGACTGCTCAATTACTTCGATCGGGCGGAGAACGCCTTCGTATCGGCCTATAGAATTGAGAAGGATAACGGAGATCTCGACTTTCATGTCGAATACAATGCCAGTCCAAGTTTGGATGGCAAAACTTTGATTCTGGCCGACCCCATGTTGGCCACCGGATCTTCCATGTGCCTGGCCTACGATGCCTTGCTCAGACATGGAACTCCAGCCCAGGTTCATTTAGCTTCCGTCATTGGTGCTCCCGAAGGAGTAGAAAAAGTACGTGCTTATTTCCCAGAAAATACCCAACTTTGGATAGGTGCAGTGGATGAAAAACTGAATGACAAAAGCTACATCGTTCCGGGACTCGGTGATGCAGGAGATCTGAGCTACGGAATCAAAGAGTAA
- a CDS encoding helix-turn-helix transcriptional regulator, with the protein MKLIFHYGDLYRHHPQIGSSFLLPRCFLIGQLTGPYVVEPTGTTGIFMVRFHPNGFLPFTTIPIHEMENTAVPLENLFGEKGREMGIQIIEAANQQERIERIEAFLLGRLSEVKTQDRIVNSTLDILATANGQLSINDLSEQANQSRRVLARKYSTSVGLSPKQLSKIIRLQSSLKSLLKTQNSKLTRVAHEHEYFDQAHFIKDFKEFTGLTPKEFYGDHFKMSLIFESGD; encoded by the coding sequence ATGAAATTGATTTTTCACTACGGCGATTTGTACCGACACCATCCCCAAATCGGGTCGTCTTTTTTATTGCCGAGGTGCTTTTTAATCGGTCAGCTTACCGGACCTTATGTAGTAGAACCAACCGGGACTACGGGCATTTTTATGGTCCGTTTTCACCCCAATGGATTTTTACCTTTTACTACGATTCCCATTCACGAGATGGAGAACACGGCGGTTCCTCTTGAAAATTTGTTTGGTGAAAAGGGAAGGGAAATGGGGATCCAGATTATAGAGGCAGCTAACCAACAGGAGCGTATCGAGAGAATCGAAGCATTTTTGCTTGGCCGATTATCGGAGGTCAAGACTCAGGATCGTATTGTGAATTCCACTCTTGATATTTTGGCAACGGCCAACGGTCAGCTATCTATCAATGATCTTTCAGAACAAGCCAATCAAAGTCGAAGGGTGCTGGCTCGTAAGTATTCTACCTCGGTTGGATTAAGTCCCAAGCAATTGTCCAAAATCATCCGTCTGCAATCCAGTTTAAAATCCTTGCTTAAAACCCAAAATTCCAAACTTACCCGGGTTGCCCATGAACATGAATACTTCGATCAAGCTCATTTTATCAAGGACTTCAAAGAGTTTACAGGCTTGACCCCGAAGGAGTTTTATGGGGATCATTTTAAGATGTCGTTGATCTTCGAAAGCGGAGATTAA